From the genome of Amycolatopsis sp. NBC_01488, one region includes:
- a CDS encoding SDR family NAD(P)-dependent oxidoreductase, whose protein sequence is MQITDTAALVTGGASGLGGATAKALAAKGARVFALDLAPSIEKAEQVDGITYVEADVTDVDQVEAAVATAAGSGVPLRTVVNCAGIGPSARILSKKGRHDLALYAKVIQINLIGTFNVLTVAAEAIAKTEPLEDDARGVVINTASIAAFDGQIGQVAYSSSKGGVVGMTLPAARDLASHGIRVLTIAPGIVDTPMLATVSDEFRASLAAGIPFPKRLARPDEYAQLALSLIDHDYLNGEVVRMDGSLRMAPR, encoded by the coding sequence CGACACCGCGGCGCTCGTCACCGGGGGCGCGTCCGGCCTCGGCGGGGCGACGGCGAAGGCCCTCGCGGCGAAGGGCGCGCGGGTGTTCGCGCTGGACCTGGCGCCGTCCATCGAGAAGGCCGAGCAGGTCGACGGCATCACCTACGTCGAGGCCGACGTGACCGACGTCGACCAGGTCGAGGCCGCCGTCGCGACCGCGGCGGGTTCCGGCGTGCCGCTGCGGACCGTCGTGAACTGCGCCGGCATCGGGCCGTCCGCGCGGATCCTGTCCAAGAAGGGCCGCCACGACCTCGCGCTGTACGCGAAGGTCATCCAGATCAACCTGATCGGCACGTTCAACGTCCTGACCGTCGCGGCCGAGGCGATCGCGAAGACGGAGCCGCTCGAGGACGACGCCCGCGGCGTCGTCATCAACACCGCGTCCATCGCCGCGTTCGACGGCCAGATCGGGCAGGTCGCCTACTCGTCGTCCAAGGGCGGCGTCGTCGGCATGACGCTCCCCGCGGCCCGCGACCTGGCCTCGCACGGCATCCGCGTGCTGACCATCGCGCCGGGCATCGTCGACACCCCGATGCTGGCCACGGTCAGCGACGAGTTCCGCGCGTCGCTCGCCGCCGGCATCCCGTTCCCGAAGCGGCTCGCGCGGCCGGACGAGTACGCGCAGCTCGCGCTGTCGCTCATCGACCACGACTACCTGA